In the genome of Triticum urartu cultivar G1812 chromosome 5, Tu2.1, whole genome shotgun sequence, one region contains:
- the LOC125507999 gene encoding probable methionine--tRNA ligase: protein MASPPPKLPIPGRRNILITSALPYVNNVPHLGNIIGCVLSADVFARYCRLRGYNAIYICGTDEYGTATETKALEEKCSPKEICDKYHVIHDEVYKWFDIKFDKFGRTSAPEQTEVCQAIFHKLMENKWLTENTMQQLYCDTCERFLADRLVEGKCPTEGCNYEAARGDQCENCSKLLNPTELIDPKCKVCKNAPRIRDTDHLFLELPLLSDKLVNYINNTSVAGMWSQNAIQATNAWLKEGLKQRCITRDLKWGVPVPHEKYKDKVFYVWFDAPIGYISITASYTPDWEKWWKDPDNVELFQFMGKDNVPFHTVMFPSTLLGTGENWTMMKTISVTEYLNYEAGKFSKSHGIGVFGNDAKVTNIPSEVWRYYLLMNRPEVSDTLFTWADLQAKLNSELLNNLGNFINRVLSFVAKPAGAGYDSIIPDAPNAESHTLTNALAEKTNKWVEQYLEAMEKVKLKQGLKSAMAISSDGNAYLQESQFWRLYKEDPAACAIVMKTSVGVVYLLACLLEPFMPSFSREVLRQLNMSPDEDLSFCDDKGETAKAKRPWDFISAGHKIGKPVPLFKELKDEEVEAFRIKFAGSQAERISKAQSDAEAKKVADKLKGTKLSEGSSKKKQSGGSKSKTAEDASVAKLDIRVGLIRKAEKHPDADSLYVEEIDVGEEAPRTVVSGLVKFIPLEEMQNRKVCVLCNLKPVAMRGIKSLAMVLAASSEDHSKVELVEPPESAAVGEKVTFAGFSGEPEASLNAKSKTWEKLSADLHSNGELVACYKDVPFTTSAGVCKVKTIANGDIR from the exons ATGGCGTCACCACCACCGAAGCTTCCGATCCCCGGCCGTCGCAACATACTCATCACCAGCGCGTTGCCCTATGTCAACAACGTCCCACACCTGGGGAACATCATCGGAT GCGTGCTCAGCGCCGACGTGTTCGCGCGGTACTGTCGGCTGCGAGGGTACAACGCGATCTACATATGCGGCACCGACGAGTACGGGACGGCCACCGAGACCAAGGCCTTGGAGGAGAAGTGCTCGCCCAAGGAGATCTGTGACAA GTACCATGTTATCCATGACGAGGTTTACAAGTGGTTTGACATAAAGTTTGACAAGTTTGGGCGGACATCTGCTCCTGAACAGACAGAAGTCTGCCAGGCAATTTTCCATAAACTGATGGAGAACAAATGGCTCACGGAGAATACCATGCAGCAG CTTTATTGTGACACGTGTGAACGATTCTTAGCCGATAGGCTCGTGGAGGGGAAATGTCCGACTGAGGGCTGTAACTATGAAGCGGCAAGAGGCGATCAATGTGAAAACTGCAGCAAATTGTTGAACCCAACCGAGTTAATTGATCCAAAGTGCAAG GTCTGTAAGAATGCTCCACGTATTCGTGACACAGATCACTTATTTTTGGAGCTTCCTCTATTGAGTGATAAGCTGGTAAACTATATTAACAACACTTCAGTAGCTGGTATGTGGAGTCAAAATGCTATTCAAGCAACAAACGCATGGTTGAAGGAAGGGTTAAAGCAACGCTGTATCACCAGAGATCTTAAATGGGGAGTTCCTGTTCCACATGAGAAGTATAAAGACAAG GTGTTCTATGTCTGGTTTGATGCACCAATTGGGTACATATCTATCACAGCATCATATACGCCTGATTGGGAGAAGTGGTGGAAGGATCCTGATAATGTAGAGTTGTTCCAGTTCATGGGTAAAGATAATGTGCCATTTCACACG GTCATGTTCCCTTCAACACTACTGGGAACTGGTGAAAACTGGACAATGATGAAAACCATAAGCGTTACTGAATATTTGAACTATGAAGCAG GAAAATTTTCCAAGAGTCATGGTATTGGTGTCTTTGGCAACGATGCGAAGGTTACTAATATTCCATCTGAAGTATGGCGATACTACTTGCTTATGAACCGCCCTGAG GTATCAGATACACTGTTCACTTGGGCTGATTTACAAGCTAAATTGAACAGCGAGTTGCTGAACAACCTGGGAAACTTCATCAACCGTGTGTTAAGCTTTGTTGCAAAACCAGCTG GAGCTGGATACGACTCCATCATACCTGATGCTCCTAATGCCGAGTCACATACATTGACCAACGCGCTTGCAGAAAAAACTAATAAATGGGTTGAACAATATCTTGAAGCAATGGAGAAG GTTAAATTGAAACAAGGACTTAAGAGTGCAATGGCGATTTCTAGTGATGGAAATGCATATTTGCAA GAGAGCCAATTTTGGAGGCTTTATAAGGAAGATCCAGCAGCCTGTGCCATCGTAATGAAAACTTCAGTTGGTGTTGTCTATCTCCTTGCCTGTCTGCTGGAGCCTTTTATGCCTTCCTTTTCTAGAGAA GTGCTGCGACAATTAAATATGTCCCCAGATGAAGATCTGTCATTCTGTGATGATAAAGGAGAAACTGCCAAGGCTAAAAGACCCTGGGATTTTATATCAGCAGGACACAAAATAGGAAAGCCAGTTCCTCTATTTAAGGAACTG AAAGATGAAGAAGTTGAGGCGTTTAGGATCAAATTCGCTGGCAGCCAAGCTGAAAGGATCTCAAAGGCACAATCTGACGCCGAGGCCAAGAAAGTTGCTGATAAGCTCAAGGGCACAAAATTATCTG AGGGAAGTTCAAAGAAGAAACAATCTGGTGGTTCGAAATCAAAGACAGCAGAGGATGCCTCAGTTGCCAAGCTGGATATTCGGGTAGGGCTTATCAGAAAAGCAGAGAAGCATCCAGATGCCGATTCACTTTACGTAGAAGAGATCGATGTTGGAGAAGAGGCACCAAGAACAGTGGTTAGCGGCCTTGTCAAATTCATCCCTCTTGAGGAAATGCAG AACCGGAAAGTGTGCGTGCTCTGCAATCTTAAACCGGTGGCAATGCGTGGTATAAAGTCACTTGCTATGGTTTTGGCTGCATCAAGCGAGGACCACTCAAAG GTTGAGTTGGTTGAGCCTCCAGAATCCGCTGCTGTCGGGGAGAAGGTGACCTTTGCCGGGTTCTCTGGTGAACCTGAGGCTTCTCTTAACGCCAAAAGCAAAACCTGGGAGAAGTTATCCGCTGATCTGCACAGCAACGGTGAGCTTGTGGCGTGCTACAAAGATGTTCCGTTCACAACTTCGGCTGGGGTATGCAAGGTCAAGACCATAGCGAATGGGGACATCCGCTAG
- the LOC125508000 gene encoding serine/threonine-protein kinase SAPK9-like: MERGPAGTLSDVPVMLDGDRYELVRSIGSGNFGVARLMRNRASGELVAVKYIDRGEKIDENVQREIINHRSLRHPNIIRFKEVILTPTHLAIVMEYASGGELFERICTAGRFSVDEARFFFQQLISGVSYCHSMQVCHRDLKLENTLLDGSTTPRLKICDFGYSKSSVLHSQPKSTVGTPAYIAPEVLLKKEYDGKIADVWSCGVTLYVMLVGAYPFEDPENPKNFKMTIQKILGVQYSIPDYIHIPMDCRNLLSRIFVANPATRITIPEIKNHPWFLKNLPADLMDGPTVSNQYEEPDQPMQNMNEIMQIMAEATIPAAGALGINKFLPDGLDLDDDMDDLDSDLDIDMDSSGEIVYAM; the protein is encoded by the exons ATGGAGAGGGGGCCGGCGGGGACGCTGAGTGATGTGCCGGTGATGCTGGACGGCGACCGGTACGAGCTGGTCCGCAGCATCGGGTCCGGCAACTTCGGCGTCGCCCGCCTCATGCGCAACCGCGCCTCCGGCGAGCTCGTCGCCGTCAAGTACATCGACCGCGGCGAGAAG ATCGATGAGAACGTGCAGAGGGAGATCATCAACCACAGGTCGCTGCGGCACCCCAACATCATCCGCTTCAAGGAG GTTATTCTGACGCCGACGCATCTCGCCATCGTCATGGAGTACGCCTCCGGCGGGGAGCTCTTCGAGCGCATCTGCACCGCCGGTCGATTCAGCGTCGACGAG GCTCGGTTCTTTTTCCAGCAGCTGATATCTGGAGTCAGCTACTGCCACTCCATG CAAGTATGCCATCGTGACTTAAAGCTCGAGAACACTCTGCTGGATGGAAGCACCACCCCTCGCCTCAAGATATGCGACTTTGGTTATTCCAAG TCATCGGTTCTTCACTCTCAACCAAAGTCAACTGTTGGAACGCCGGCATATATTGCCCCTGAAGTTCTGCTCAAGAAGGAATACGATGGCAAG ATTGCCGATGTGTGGTCATGTGGCGTAACGCTTTACGTGATGTTGGTCGGCGCCTACCCTTTCGAGGATCCGGAAAATCCCAAGAATTTCAAAATGACAATCCAG AAAATATTAGGTGTTCAGTACTCGATTCCGGACTACATTCACATACCAATGGACTGCCGAAACCTTCTCTCAAGGATCTTTGTTGCCAACCCAGCTACG AGGATCACCATACCTGAGATAAAGAACCACCCATGGTTCCTCAAGAACCTCCCAGCCGACCTCATGGACGGTCCCACAGTGAGCAACCAGTATGAGGAGCCTGACCAGCCGATGCAGAACATGAACGAGATCATGCAGATAATGGCAGAGGCGACCATACCGGCGGCCGGCGCCCTCGGAATCAACAAGTTCCTGCCTGACGGCCTTGACCTCGACGACGACATGGATGACCTGGACTCGGACCTCGACATCGACATGGACAGCAGCGGGGAGATAGTATACGCCATGTAG
- the LOC125508001 gene encoding LOW QUALITY PROTEIN: putative disease resistance protein At5g47280 (The sequence of the model RefSeq protein was modified relative to this genomic sequence to represent the inferred CDS: deleted 1 base in 1 codon) — MEKFLFEELAGDAVRELLRAVQGTFLCRSTAERLRRNVEPLLPLVQQNGRHALRSNAELGELAVQLREALDLARRAAAAPRWNVYRTAQLARRMEAADKGIERWLARHAPAHVLDGVRRLRDEAEARIGRLERRVEEVAAMQAPPTIPPAMSLPVALPPPPSKGMAMAVEVAPPTKGMGMPMEVAPPTKGMGIPMDFDLPCEEESKGGGLVGSGVKVGKERVKEMVMSSGGGWEVVGICGMGGSGKTTLAMEIYKDQKIQGYFNNRVFFETVSQSANLETIKMKLWEQISSNIVLGAYNQIPEWQLKLGPRDRGPVLVILDDVWSLSQLEELVFKFPGCKTLVVSRLKFPTLVSRTYEMKLLGDEEALSVFCSAAFNQESVPQTADKKLVKQVAAECRGLPLALKVIGASLRDQPPMIWLSAKNRLSRGESISDSHETKLLERMAASVECLSGKVRECFLDLGCFPEDKKIPLDVLINIWMEIHDLDKPDAFAILMELSNKNLLTLVNDAQNKAGDLYSNYHDYSVTQHDVLRDLALHMSGRDSLNKRRRLVMPRREESLPRDWQRNKDLPFEAQIVSIHTGEMKESDWFQMSFPKAEVLILNFASSVYYLPSFIATMQNLKALVLINYGTTSAALDNLSAFTTLSDLRSLWLEKITLPPLPKSTIPLKNLRKISLVLCELNNSLRGSTMDLSMTFPRLSNLTIDHCVDLKELPPSVCEISSLESISLSNCHDLTELPYELGKLHCLSILRVYACPALWKLPPSVCSLKRLKYLDISQCINLTDLPEELGHLTNLEKIDMRECSRLRSLPRSSSSLKSLGHVVCDEETAMLWREAEQVIPDLRVQVAEECYNLDWLVD, encoded by the exons ATGGAGAAGTTCCTGTTCGAGGAGCTGGCCGGGGACGCCGTGCGGGAGCTGCTGCGCGCGGTGCAGGGCACCTTCCTGTGCCGCTCCACCGCCGAGCGCCTGCGCCGGAACGTCGAGCCGCTGCTGCCCCTCGTGCAGCAGAACGGCCGCCACGCGCTCCGCAGCAACGCCGAGCTGGGCGAGCTCGCCGTGCAGCTC AGGGAGGCGCTCGACCTcgcgcgccgcgccgccgccgccccgcgctgGAACGTCTACCGCACCGCGCAGCTGGCGCGCAGGATGGAGGCCGCCGACAAGGGCATCGAGCGCTGGCTGGCGCGCCACGCACCCGCGCACGTGCTCGACGGCGTGCGCCGCCTCCGCGACGAGGCCGAGGCGCGCATCGGCCGCCTGGAGCGCCGCGTCGAGGAGGTCGCCGCGATGCAGGCGCCCCCCACGATCCCGCCCGCCATGTCCCTCCCCGTCGCGCTACCGCCGCCGCCCTCCAAGGGCATGGCGATGGCGGTGGAGGTGGCGCCGCCGACCAAGGGCATGGGCATGCCGATGGAGGTGGCGCCGCCGACCAAGGGCATGGGGATTCCGATGGATTTCGACCTCCCGTGCGAGGAGGAGAGCAAGGGCGGCGGCTTGGTGGGAAGCGGCGTCAAGGTGGGCAAGGAGAGAGTGAAGGAGATGGTGAtgagcagcggcggcggctgggaggTCGTCGGCATCTGCGGCATGGGCGGCAGCGGCAAGACCACGCTCGCCATGGAGATCTATAAGGATCAAAAGATCCAAG GCTACTTCAACAACAGGGTCTTCTTTGAGACGGTCTCGCAGTCCGCAAATCTGGAGACCATCAAGATGAAGCTGTGGGAGCAGATCAGCAGCAATATTGTGCTTGGTGCATATAACCAGATCCCGGAATGGCAGCTCAAGTTAGGGCCGAGGGACCGAGGACCAGTTCTTGTTATACTTGATGATGTGTGGTCTCTCTCACAGCTCGAGGAGCTGGTCTTCAAGTTCCCTGGCTGCAAGACTCTTGTCGTATCAAGGTTGAAGTTCCCTACGTTAGTCTCCCGGACATACGAAATGAAATTACTCGGCGATGAGGAGGCTTTGTCTGTCTTCTGCAGTGCTGCCTTCAATCAGGAGTCTGTTCCTCAGACTGCTGACAAGAAACTGGTTAAGCAGGTTGCTGCCGAGTGCAGAGGGCTTCCTCTAGCTCTCAAGGTTATCGGCGCATCCTTGCGTGATCAGCCTCCTATGATATGGTTGAGCGCGAAGAACCGCTTATCACGAGGAGAGTCTATATCGGACTCACATGAGACCAAACTCCTCGAGAGAATGGCAGCAAGTGTCGAGTGCTTGTCGGGAAAGGTCAGGGAATGTTTCCTTGACCTGGGCTGCTTCCCAGAGGATAAGAAGATCCCTCTTGATGTGTTGATCAATATTTGGATGGAGATACATGATCTTGACAAGCCAGATGCTTTTGCCATCCTCATGGAGCTATCGAACAAGAACCTGCTTACCCTAGTTAATGATGCACA GAATAAAGCTGGAGATTTATACAGTAACTATCATGACTACTCAGTGACGCAACATGATGTGTTGCGTGATCTGGCACTTCACATGAGTGGCCGTGATTCTCTGAACAAACGGAGGCGGTTAGTGATGCCAAGAAGAGAAGAATCGCTTCCGAGAGATTGGCAGAGGAATAAGGACCTTCCTTTTGAAGCTCAGATTGTTTCTATTCATACAG GTGAGATGAAAGAATCTGACTGGTTCCAGATGAGCTTCCCCAAGGCAGAAGTTCTTATCCTCAACTTCGCCTCGAGTGTATACTACCTCCCGTCGTTCATTGCAACAATGCAGAACCTGAAGGCCCTGGTGCTGATCAACTATGGTACCACCAGTGCAGCCCTTGATAATTTGTCTGCCTTCACCACACTAAGTGACCTGAGGAGTCTTTGGCTTGAAAAGATTACGCTCCCGCCACTGCCGAAAAGCACAATCCCACTGAAGAACCTGCGCAAGATCTCCCTCGTCCTTTGTGAGCTGAACAACAGCCTAAGAGGATCGACGATGGATCTCTCCATGACGTTTCCGCGCCTATCCAACCTCACCATCGACCATTGCGTAGATCTGAAGGAGCTGCCACCTAGTGTGTGTGAAATCAGCTCGCTGGAGAGCATCTCCTTGTCAAACTGCCATGACCTCACAGAGCTGCCATATGAGCTGGGCAAGCTGCACTGCCTGAGCATCCTGCGGGTGTACGCCTGCCCGGCGCTGTGGAAGCTTCCGCCGTCGGTATGCAGCCTGAAGAGGCTGAAATACCTGGACATATCGCAGTGCATTAACCTCACAGACCTTCCAGAAGAGCTTGGCCACCTGACAAACCTAGAGAAGATCGACATGCGGGAATGCTCGCGGTTGAGGAGCCTCCCGAGGTCCTCCTCGTCGCTGAAGTCCCTCGGGCACGTCGTGTGCGACGAGGAGACGGCGATGCTGTGGAGGGAGGCCGAGCAGGTCATCCCGGACCTCCGTGTGCAGGTAGCAGAAGAGTGTTACAACCTGGACTGGCTTGTAGACTGA